One Spinacia oleracea cultivar Varoflay chromosome 4, BTI_SOV_V1, whole genome shotgun sequence DNA segment encodes these proteins:
- the LOC130472110 gene encoding uncharacterized protein has product MEKITDFDPRATQYLDTCTEQWSRHQFEPEVCCDHNTTNFVESFNAVTKPYRDLPVLRLFEAIREWSMQRIGVRFDKAADMEPQHLTEHAKVELELRTAESRFCYSTPCGGGEYEVREGHVKFPVNIDRRTCGCGVWQVSGIPCKHGLRVIYNQRLDPLDFVSHFFKGAAYKLAYAEHMHPMPDPTQWPEFNLPTINPPGIKRTAGRPPKQRKRGAMEAKKRKRHTSVKCSKCKEMGHNARTCKSGTGSSKAPPKQRVTTRKRKTGDDGASTSKAAPKGKKSKQA; this is encoded by the exons ATGGAGAAGATCACTGACTTTGATCCCAGGGCTACACAGTACTTGGATACATGTACTGAGCAGTGGTCCAGACATCAGTTTGAGCCAGAAGTGTGTTGTGATCATAACACAACAAACTTTGTGGAATCATTCAATGCTGTCACCAAGCCCTACAGGGATTTACCAGTATTGAGACTGTTTGAAG CTATTAGGGAGTGGTCTATGCAGAGAATTGGGGTCAGATTTGACAAAGCAGCAGACATGGAGCCTCAACACTTAACTGAGCATGCCAAAGTTGAACTGGAGTTGAGAACAGCTGAATCCAGGTTTTGCTACTCTACTCCATGTGGTGGTGGGGAGTATGAGGTGAGGGAAGGCCATGTGAAATTCCCAGTCAACATTGACAGGAGAACCTGTGGGTGTGGAGTTTGGCAGGTGTCTGGTATTCCCTGCAAACATGGTTTGAGGGTCATTTACAACCAGAGACTAGACCCTCTGGACTTTGTGTCCCATTTCTTCAAGGGTGCTGCTTATAAGCTGGCATATGCAGAACATATGCACCCTATGCCTGACCCTACTCAGTGGCCTGAGTTCAACCTTCCCACCATTAACCCTCCTGGAATTAAGAGGACTGCTGGAAGACCCCCTAAACAAAGAAAGAGGGGTGCTATGGAAGCTAAGAAGAGGAAGAGGCACACTTCAGTAAAGTGTAGCAAATGCAAGGAGATGGGCCACAATGCAAGGACTTGCAAGTCTGGCACTGGCAGTTCCAAGGCACCACCAAAACAGAGGGTTACAACAAGGAAGAGGAAAACTGGTGATGATGGAGCAAGCACATCCAAGGCAGCACCAAAAGGGAAGAAATCAAAGCAAGCATGA